In Polaribacter pacificus, the genomic window TCAAAGAGTAGAATGTCATCCATGAGCAGCTGTCTGCAGATAGGAAGAATTGAGGCTCCACAGAGATTAAATAAAAGATACATCAAAATAAAAAGACTACTTCTTCTTAGACCGTACACTTTCAATGACGACGGTGGTCAAGATCAAAAAGCCTCCAAAAAAAGTATTTAACGTAGGAACCTCATTTAAAAAAAGAAAAGCCAAAAAGATTCCAAAAACAGGTTGAATACTGCTCAATATACTCGCTGTAGAAACCGAGAAATAACGCAAAGAAAGTACCATTAATGTATGCCCGATAGCCGTGGTTAGCAATGCCAGTAGTAAGACATATGGGTACTGGGTTTGAATGCCAGAAACATCCATAAAAAACAAGAAAGGAGTTAAAAGCACAGCGACAATACAAAGTTGGTAAAACATCAGCATAGATCCGTGATACTTAGCAACATGTTGCTTTAAAATTAAAATCCGTACCGCATAAAACAACGCAGAGAGTATGCCTATTAAAATTCCTTTTAGATGGTTGTTTTCTAAGCTAAAATCAGGCGCTAATATGTATACTCCAATCAACACCACTGCTCCTAACACAAGATGAA contains:
- a CDS encoding DMT family transporter; translation: MEKSHGKHISEVLIATLFISTSGVLGKYIAIPPPVLVWWRAFIALFFLWMYCRIKKIDLRIQSKKDYLPFVLSAACMAAHWISYFYALKLSNVALGMLSLYTFPVITALLEPFFMKTKLNPIHLVLGAVVLIGVYILAPDFSLENNHLKGILIGILSALFYAVRILILKQHVAKYHGSMLMFYQLCIVAVLLTPFLFFMDVSGIQTQYPYVLLLALLTTAIGHTLMVLSLRYFSVSTASILSSIQPVFGIFLAFLFLNEVPTLNTFFGGFLILTTVVIESVRSKKK